In Egicoccus sp. AB-alg6-2, a genomic segment contains:
- a CDS encoding alpha/beta hydrolase, which produces MDAVVGIEGAEPWGALGSGVRADIGVVVTHGFTGNPLATRPIGQWFAAEGYAVEVPLLPGHGTSVRELGATRYHDWYGALERTIDHLANGCSRIVLVGHSMGGTLSLDYASRNPDRVAAVAVINAQVSNPIQPLAKLAPVLQYLVPYVPRDLAGLPSNDFARPGVTEGAYPMVSARAAQSLISQLRRIRGQLIDLTQPLLVAWSPDDHTVPPDNAEALQELVGTGQVTTVVCDRSYHLPQLDYDADKLRSALLAFVAEHVG; this is translated from the coding sequence GTGGACGCGGTCGTTGGTATCGAAGGTGCCGAACCGTGGGGAGCGCTCGGCAGCGGGGTCCGCGCCGACATCGGGGTGGTCGTGACCCACGGCTTCACGGGCAACCCGCTCGCGACGCGACCGATCGGGCAGTGGTTCGCGGCCGAGGGCTACGCCGTCGAGGTCCCGTTGCTGCCCGGGCACGGCACCAGCGTCCGTGAGCTCGGCGCGACGCGCTACCACGACTGGTACGGCGCCCTCGAGCGGACCATCGACCACCTCGCCAATGGTTGCTCCCGGATCGTGCTGGTCGGCCACTCGATGGGCGGCACGCTGTCGCTGGACTACGCCAGCCGCAACCCGGACCGCGTGGCCGCCGTCGCGGTCATCAACGCCCAGGTGTCGAACCCGATCCAACCGCTGGCAAAGCTCGCCCCGGTCCTGCAGTACCTGGTCCCGTACGTCCCACGGGACCTCGCCGGCCTGCCGTCCAACGACTTCGCCAGGCCGGGCGTGACCGAGGGCGCCTACCCGATGGTCTCCGCACGTGCCGCGCAGTCGCTGATCAGCCAGCTCCGCCGCATCCGCGGCCAGCTGATCGACCTGACCCAGCCGCTGCTGGTCGCCTGGTCGCCCGACGACCACACCGTGCCCCCGGACAACGCCGAGGCACTCCAGGAGCTGGTCGGGACCGGCCAGGTCACCACGGTGGTCTGCGACCGCTCCTACCACCTGCCGCAGCTCGACTACGACGCCGACAAGCTGCGCTCGGCCCTGCTGGCGTTCGTCGCGGAACACGTCGGATGA
- a CDS encoding glycosyltransferase family 4 protein, which yields MRVLWVTNDLPPRTGGIQQFVGNLLDRVHPEQTLVVGPAGDAGAEAHDARQPYRTLRLPGAVFPTPATRRRVLAAGGAHRPDVVVLGASWPLGELAGHLRDGLDAPVVALSHGLEAGLPGVGLGRLVRRATADLAALTTISDWAEARLTPHVAAPTVVRVPPGVDVERFAPQVDGTAMRASWGIPADAPVVGCISRLVPRKGQDLLLATWPRVRARHPDAWLVIVGEGPLEPRLRQRVEALGGRAAGVVLAGRAAWDDLPACYAALDVFAMPCRTRLAGTDVEGLGIVYLEAQACGVPAVAGRSGGAPEAVVDGVTGSVVDGRDGDALVAALDHWLADPAARRRAGRAGRAWVEQHWSWTAIAARFRGLLDDVVGG from the coding sequence ATGAGGGTGCTCTGGGTCACCAACGACCTGCCGCCGCGCACCGGAGGCATCCAGCAGTTCGTCGGCAACCTGCTCGACCGGGTCCATCCGGAGCAGACGCTGGTGGTGGGACCGGCCGGTGACGCGGGGGCCGAGGCCCACGACGCCCGTCAGCCCTATCGCACGCTGCGCCTGCCGGGCGCGGTGTTCCCGACGCCCGCCACGCGTCGGCGGGTGCTGGCGGCGGGCGGCGCGCACCGCCCCGACGTCGTGGTGCTGGGTGCGTCCTGGCCGCTGGGCGAACTCGCCGGCCACTTGCGAGACGGTCTCGACGCACCGGTCGTCGCCCTCTCACACGGTCTCGAGGCCGGTCTGCCGGGAGTCGGCCTCGGCCGGCTGGTCCGACGGGCGACCGCGGACCTCGCTGCACTGACCACCATCAGCGACTGGGCCGAGGCGCGGCTGACGCCCCACGTCGCGGCGCCGACCGTGGTCCGGGTGCCGCCCGGCGTCGACGTCGAGCGCTTCGCCCCGCAGGTGGACGGGACCGCGATGCGTGCTTCGTGGGGCATCCCCGCCGACGCGCCCGTGGTGGGGTGCATCTCGCGACTCGTGCCACGCAAGGGCCAGGACCTGCTGCTCGCGACGTGGCCGCGCGTACGGGCACGGCATCCCGACGCCTGGCTGGTCATCGTCGGGGAGGGCCCGCTGGAGCCTCGACTACGTCAGCGGGTCGAGGCGCTCGGTGGGCGCGCCGCCGGCGTGGTGCTGGCAGGACGTGCGGCCTGGGACGACCTGCCGGCGTGCTACGCCGCGCTGGACGTCTTCGCCATGCCGTGCAGGACCCGCCTCGCCGGCACCGACGTCGAAGGCCTCGGCATCGTCTACCTCGAGGCGCAGGCGTGCGGGGTCCCCGCCGTGGCCGGCCGCTCCGGCGGTGCTCCCGAGGCCGTCGTCGACGGGGTGACGGGCAGCGTCGTCGACGGCCGGGACGGCGACGCGTTGGTCGCTGCGCTCGACCACTGGCTGGCCGATCCCGCCGCCCGCCGGCGGGCCGGCCGGGCCGGACGCGCCTGGGTCGAACAGCACTGGTCGTGGACGGCGATCGCGGCGCGTTTCCGCGGACTTCTCGACGACGTCGTGGGCGGCTGA
- a CDS encoding M48 family metalloprotease, which produces MSRRYPRLGARRERVVGWLLLALLLAVTGLAVSIWRPLAPRVPASGGELSAFSASVLDTVRAYRTPRYVVAALATAASVAVPLVFVVTRWGRRRIAVWAGGGGGALRGGLVALRLSVLSSLAVLPLAVYVGIVHDGRWGFRTRSVGGWFSDWFLRSAGHWLLVSVLVAALLAAMRRWPSSWPYRATVGGTVLVAAFVLLHPLVVQPLFLPTTPLADGPDREAVEEVLARAGASDLDVRIGQASLRSTRVNALVTGLGPTERIVIYDNLLELPREQIAAVVAHELAHHEHADLPRGVALSAAALLAGLLVVHLVTASRSAQAAMGARGPADPRMVAVILAAAAVLELVGTPIGNLVSRRAEAAADARAVELTRDPAHLLATTRVFTVRDLSAPEPPSWIRLLYGSHPTVAERIDYLDGWARQHGVDLPSVTELQEAERDQHHPAIADGPPRQPGGARP; this is translated from the coding sequence GTGAGCCGTCGGTATCCGCGTCTGGGTGCCCGGCGAGAACGGGTCGTCGGCTGGCTGCTGCTGGCGCTCCTCCTGGCCGTGACCGGCCTGGCGGTCTCGATCTGGCGTCCGCTGGCGCCGCGTGTCCCGGCCTCCGGCGGCGAGCTGTCGGCGTTCTCCGCCTCGGTGCTCGACACGGTTCGGGCCTACCGGACGCCGCGGTATGTGGTGGCTGCCCTGGCCACGGCCGCGAGCGTCGCGGTGCCACTGGTCTTCGTCGTGACCCGGTGGGGGCGGCGCAGGATCGCGGTCTGGGCCGGCGGGGGAGGTGGCGCACTGCGCGGCGGTCTCGTGGCGCTACGTCTGAGCGTCCTGTCGTCCCTGGCCGTGCTGCCCCTCGCGGTCTACGTCGGAATCGTCCACGACGGCCGCTGGGGCTTCCGCACCCGGTCGGTCGGCGGCTGGTTCAGTGACTGGTTCCTCCGGTCGGCCGGGCACTGGTTGCTCGTGTCGGTGCTCGTCGCGGCGCTCCTGGCCGCCATGCGGCGCTGGCCGTCGTCGTGGCCCTACCGCGCGACGGTCGGCGGGACCGTGCTGGTGGCCGCCTTCGTGCTCCTGCATCCGCTGGTGGTGCAGCCGCTGTTCCTCCCGACGACACCGCTGGCCGATGGTCCGGACCGCGAGGCGGTGGAAGAGGTGCTGGCGCGGGCCGGCGCGTCCGACCTCGACGTCCGCATCGGCCAGGCGAGCCTGCGCAGCACCCGCGTGAACGCCCTCGTCACCGGCCTCGGCCCCACCGAACGCATCGTGATCTACGACAACCTGCTGGAGTTGCCGCGGGAGCAGATCGCCGCGGTCGTCGCCCACGAACTGGCCCATCACGAGCATGCGGACCTGCCGCGCGGCGTCGCCCTGTCGGCCGCCGCCCTGTTGGCCGGCCTGCTGGTGGTGCACCTGGTGACGGCGAGCCGCAGCGCGCAGGCCGCCATGGGCGCCCGCGGTCCGGCGGATCCCCGCATGGTCGCCGTCATCCTCGCGGCCGCGGCCGTGCTGGAGCTGGTCGGCACGCCGATCGGCAACCTCGTGTCGCGGCGCGCGGAGGCGGCCGCCGATGCGCGCGCCGTCGAGCTCACCCGGGATCCAGCCCACCTGCTCGCGACGACCCGCGTGTTCACCGTCCGTGACCTCTCGGCCCCCGAGCCGCCTTCATGGATCCGCCTGCTGTACGGCTCGCACCCGACCGTGGCTGAGCGCATCGACTACCTCGACGGATGGGCACGTCAGCACGGGGTGGATCTGCCCTCGGTCACCGAACTGCAGGAGGCCGAGAGGGACCAGCACCATCCTGCGATCGCAGACGGCCCGCCCCGCCAGCCCGGCGGTGCCCGGCCATGA
- a CDS encoding NYN domain-containing protein gives MPSTSPAPDQVPPPPPAAALLALPADAWGDLLPTIRAALNDVDDALATPAIRRLRAAPTGRLAGGRVRKEVCSLLGAGGPAWEALYRRLIADDVARSWAETIRAEPLTAPPTVDPAASAAPAPTAPTERELARTRERLRDARQERDALRRRLDGAESRAKQAEEAAASAEARVQTTQAENVELRQRVEELEYDRERAVARERRRGEAAQARLREELAELRRADEERRIEQRRHLERRRALEAEAAETQRKRRERRSSRTPRVVPGRPSSLPEGVARGSTEAARLLLHTGRVVLVDGYNLTRQHRDHLDLETQRAWLVQLLATAAMQRRIRPVVVFDGQRASVARPIIASREVEVRFTPEGITADDELVLAVEATDEPVLVVTDDRELQARVRVSGADVVGTAAFLDALG, from the coding sequence GTGCCGTCCACGTCCCCCGCGCCCGACCAGGTCCCGCCGCCGCCGCCGGCGGCCGCGCTGCTGGCGCTTCCGGCGGACGCGTGGGGTGACCTGCTCCCGACCATCCGGGCCGCGCTCAACGACGTCGACGACGCCCTCGCGACACCCGCCATCCGACGCCTGCGCGCGGCGCCGACGGGGCGACTGGCCGGCGGCCGTGTCCGCAAGGAGGTCTGTTCGCTGTTGGGCGCCGGCGGCCCGGCCTGGGAGGCGCTGTACCGGCGGTTGATCGCCGACGACGTCGCGAGGTCGTGGGCGGAGACCATCCGCGCCGAGCCGCTCACGGCACCGCCTACGGTGGACCCGGCAGCCTCGGCGGCGCCGGCGCCGACCGCGCCGACGGAGCGGGAACTCGCCCGGACGAGGGAGCGGCTGCGCGACGCACGCCAGGAACGCGACGCCCTCCGTCGTCGCCTCGACGGCGCCGAGTCGCGTGCGAAGCAGGCCGAGGAGGCCGCGGCCAGCGCCGAGGCGAGGGTCCAGACGACGCAGGCGGAGAACGTCGAGCTCCGGCAGCGCGTCGAGGAACTGGAGTACGACCGCGAACGCGCGGTCGCACGCGAGCGGCGGCGAGGCGAGGCCGCACAGGCGCGGTTGCGCGAGGAGTTGGCCGAACTGCGTCGCGCCGACGAGGAACGACGCATCGAGCAGCGACGCCACCTGGAGCGCCGTCGTGCCCTCGAAGCCGAGGCCGCCGAGACCCAGCGCAAGCGACGCGAGCGGCGCAGCAGCCGGACGCCGCGGGTCGTGCCAGGTCGCCCCAGCAGCCTGCCCGAAGGCGTCGCCCGCGGCTCGACCGAGGCGGCCCGACTGCTGCTGCACACCGGACGGGTGGTTCTCGTCGACGGCTACAACCTGACCCGTCAGCACCGCGACCACCTCGATCTCGAGACGCAGCGCGCCTGGTTGGTGCAGCTGTTGGCGACGGCGGCCATGCAGCGCCGCATCCGACCGGTCGTCGTGTTCGACGGCCAGCGGGCGAGTGTCGCCAGACCGATCATCGCCAGCCGCGAGGTCGAGGTGCGTTTCACCCCCGAGGGGATCACCGCAGACGACGAGTTGGTGCTCGCCGTCGAGGCCACGGACGAGCCGGTCCTCGTGGTGACCGACGACCGCGAGCTGCAGGCACGGGTGCGCGTCTCCGGCGCCGACGTGGTCGGTACCGCCGCGTTCCTGGATGCGCTCGGATGA
- a CDS encoding DUF309 domain-containing protein, protein MSQDARDRREDGRPEQARPRDRTGRPLPYGTDDVPLAEDHEPGSVEEALLLGVALWNDERFFEAHECLEHVWHAAPDVDRDFWQGVIQVAVAGVHLQRDNLDGAMALFTRAAQRLSGYPDVHRGVDVEQLRTACHGAVAALSDAGAVIEVGFPEFPAMDGGPWFTPDAGALQPPDRPTPLPDAPVWLATGRAREPRRRD, encoded by the coding sequence GTGAGCCAGGACGCGCGCGACCGCCGCGAGGACGGCCGCCCGGAGCAGGCGCGTCCCCGTGACCGCACCGGACGGCCGTTGCCGTACGGCACCGACGACGTGCCGCTCGCCGAGGACCACGAACCCGGCTCGGTCGAGGAGGCGCTGTTGCTCGGCGTCGCCCTGTGGAACGACGAGCGCTTCTTCGAGGCCCACGAGTGCCTCGAGCACGTGTGGCATGCGGCGCCCGACGTCGACCGCGACTTCTGGCAGGGAGTCATCCAGGTGGCCGTCGCCGGGGTCCACCTCCAGCGCGACAACCTCGACGGCGCCATGGCACTGTTCACGCGTGCGGCGCAGCGGCTGAGCGGGTACCCCGACGTCCACCGCGGCGTCGACGTCGAGCAGCTGCGCACGGCCTGTCACGGCGCGGTCGCGGCCCTCAGCGACGCCGGCGCGGTCATCGAGGTCGGCTTCCCCGAGTTCCCCGCGATGGACGGCGGCCCGTGGTTCACGCCCGACGCCGGTGCACTGCAACCTCCCGACCGGCCGACCCCCCTCCCGGACGCGCCCGTGTGGCTGGCCACCGGCCGGGCCCGCGAACCGCGTCGCCGCGACTGA